In Arctopsyche grandis isolate Sample6627 chromosome 13, ASM5162203v2, whole genome shotgun sequence, one DNA window encodes the following:
- the LOC143921350 gene encoding uncharacterized protein LOC143921350 — protein MVIELIVSNPHAPSSSPHPAHLLSADDDTGSGHEDIVVPLQTTDDISLHDTFSFSIFNMATLAPLCLYTKDLYKSRMAASTLTGQCFHILCIRPPQQRSANFASALRFVSIRDDPHPRRLDLPLGNVTICQI, from the exons ATGGTGATCGAGCTGATCGTCTCTAATCCGCACGCGCCCTCATCCAGCCCTCATCCAGCCCATCTGCTGTCAGCTGACGACGACACCGGCTCCGGACACGAGGACATCGTCGTACCTCTACAGACGACAGACGACATTTCACTACACGATACtttttcattttctattttcaatATGGCGACGCTCGCGCCGTTGTGCTTGTACACTAAAGATTTGTACAAAAGCCGAATGGCCGCGTCCACGCTAACTGGACAATGTTTCCACATCCTCTGTATACG ACCTCCACAGCAGCGGAGTGCAAACTTTGCCTCTGCCCTGCGATTCGTCTCCATCCGTGACGATCCTCATCCACGGCGTTTGGACCTACC GTTAGGAAATGTGACCATTTGCCagatatga